The following proteins are co-located in the Pseudomonas antarctica genome:
- a CDS encoding LysR family transcriptional regulator, with protein sequence MQYISEIDQLSGYPSIDTEVLRTFVAIADQGGFTRAGELVNRTQSAVSMQMKRLEEDVLQRKLFERDGRQVRLTPEGQVLLGYARRILKLHSEVFNTLREPHMVGLVRIGTPDDYVMRFLPGILKRFSKAYPLIQIEMHCESSLVLMQRRDLALTVISREPGSEIGELLRNERMVWVAAPCFCVDEHESLPLAISGVDSFCTHWTRSALESIGRDYRLAYHSSNGAAIQAVVSAGLAVTVSMESLVTDDLRVLGSDEGFPPLPSVNLRLLRNPAMTSPITECLAEYILEGFKL encoded by the coding sequence ATGCAATACATCTCGGAGATTGATCAATTGTCCGGCTACCCGAGCATCGACACAGAAGTGCTGCGCACCTTCGTCGCCATCGCCGATCAGGGCGGGTTTACCCGTGCTGGCGAGCTGGTCAATCGCACGCAATCGGCGGTGAGCATGCAGATGAAGCGCCTGGAAGAAGACGTGCTGCAACGCAAGCTATTCGAACGCGACGGCCGCCAGGTGCGACTGACACCTGAAGGCCAGGTCCTGCTGGGCTATGCGCGGCGCATTCTCAAGCTGCACAGCGAAGTGTTCAACACCCTGCGCGAGCCCCATATGGTCGGATTGGTGCGCATCGGTACGCCGGACGATTACGTGATGCGCTTCCTGCCGGGGATTCTCAAGCGGTTCTCCAAAGCGTACCCGCTGATCCAGATCGAAATGCACTGCGAATCGTCATTGGTGTTGATGCAGCGCCGCGATCTGGCCCTGACGGTGATCAGCCGGGAGCCAGGGAGTGAAATCGGCGAACTGTTGCGCAATGAGCGCATGGTCTGGGTGGCGGCGCCATGCTTCTGTGTGGACGAGCATGAGTCGCTGCCGCTGGCCATTTCCGGGGTGGACAGTTTCTGCACCCACTGGACCCGCTCCGCCCTCGAATCCATTGGGCGCGACTATCGCCTGGCCTACCACAGCTCCAACGGGGCGGCGATCCAGGCGGTAGTCAGCGCAGGCCTGGCAGTGACCGTCAGCATGGAAAGCCTGGTGACAGACGACCTGCGCGTACTCGGCAGTGACGAGGGATTTCCGCCGTTGCCGTCGGTTAATTTGCGGCTGCTGCGCAACCCGGCCATGACTTCGCCGATCACCGAATGCCTGGCCGAGTACATCCTCGAAGGCTTCAAACTTTAA
- a CDS encoding DUF1127 domain-containing protein: MKGQKGFVLMTKRPFFGLFQVVARWQALHHERQVLANLSDDALKDIGLNRGDVEQDRHLHFWQDPLRK, from the coding sequence ATGAAAGGTCAGAAAGGTTTTGTGTTGATGACGAAACGCCCGTTTTTCGGGCTGTTTCAGGTGGTGGCCCGTTGGCAGGCGCTGCACCATGAGCGTCAGGTGCTGGCGAACTTGAGTGATGATGCGCTCAAGGACATCGGGCTCAATCGTGGCGACGTGGAGCAGGACCGTCACCTGCATTTCTGGCAAGACCCGCTGCGCAAGTGA
- a CDS encoding winged helix-turn-helix domain-containing protein, giving the protein MPVDLCFSLKQARRMALAAQGFSGRQAPAVIKATHLNRVIDRLGLLQIDSVNAVVRSHYLPLFSRLGHYAPLLLEDAAWSQGRRRSLFEYWGHEASLLPMALYPLMRWRMERAKLGQGIYAQMARFGREQQATVHRVLRAVEEQGALGAGSLSTREERAGPWWDWSDEKHALEWLFAAGLVTVAGRRGFERLYDLPERVIPGDILHQATLSEAEAQRGLLLHSASALGVATEKDLRDYFRLDPADSRNRLAELVEDGQLLACRVQGWTQPAYCLPEPKVPRKVVASALLSPFDSLIWERSRTERLFGFRYRLEIYTPQAKRVYGYYVLPFLHNERIAARVDLRAERANGRLAVHAVHEEEPGLDEAGMQALALNLRQMADWLGLEQVQLNCQRLSAARLRAAMLDLDSGL; this is encoded by the coding sequence ATGCCCGTCGACCTGTGTTTTTCACTCAAGCAAGCTCGACGCATGGCGCTGGCGGCCCAGGGTTTTTCCGGGCGCCAGGCGCCTGCAGTGATCAAGGCTACGCACCTCAACCGCGTGATTGATCGCTTGGGCTTGTTGCAGATCGATTCGGTCAATGCGGTGGTGCGCTCCCACTACCTGCCGCTGTTTTCCCGCCTGGGTCATTACGCCCCTTTGCTCCTTGAGGATGCCGCCTGGAGCCAGGGGCGGCGGCGCTCGCTATTTGAATATTGGGGCCATGAGGCCTCTTTGCTGCCGATGGCGTTGTACCCGTTGATGCGCTGGCGCATGGAAAGGGCAAAGCTGGGGCAGGGGATTTATGCGCAGATGGCGCGTTTTGGGCGTGAACAGCAAGCCACTGTTCATCGCGTCCTGCGCGCCGTCGAGGAGCAGGGCGCGTTGGGCGCGGGCAGTTTGTCCACCCGTGAAGAGCGCGCCGGCCCCTGGTGGGATTGGAGTGATGAAAAACATGCGCTCGAATGGCTGTTCGCCGCCGGCCTGGTCACCGTCGCCGGGCGGCGTGGTTTTGAGCGGCTCTACGATTTGCCGGAGCGGGTCATCCCCGGCGACATCCTTCACCAGGCTACCTTGAGCGAAGCTGAGGCCCAGCGCGGCTTGCTGCTGCACAGTGCGAGTGCATTGGGTGTGGCAACCGAAAAGGACCTGCGCGATTATTTCCGCCTGGACCCCGCCGACAGCCGTAACCGCCTGGCGGAGTTGGTCGAGGATGGGCAACTGCTGGCGTGCCGGGTGCAGGGCTGGACGCAACCGGCTTACTGCCTGCCCGAGCCGAAAGTACCCCGCAAGGTGGTGGCCAGTGCATTGCTGTCGCCGTTCGATTCGCTGATCTGGGAGCGCAGCCGCACCGAGCGTCTGTTCGGTTTCCGCTATCGGCTGGAGATCTACACCCCGCAGGCAAAACGGGTGTACGGCTACTACGTGCTGCCGTTTTTGCACAACGAACGGATCGCTGCGCGTGTGGACCTGCGCGCCGAACGCGCCAACGGGCGCCTGGCGGTGCATGCAGTGCACGAAGAAGAGCCGGGGCTGGACGAAGCGGGGATGCAGGCACTGGCGTTGAACCTGCGGCAAATGGCTGACTGGCTGGGGTTGGAACAGGTCCAGCTCAATTGTCAGCGGCTGAGTGCCGCTCGGTTAAGAGCGGCAATGCTCGACTTGGATAGTGGCCTTTAG
- a CDS encoding class II 3-deoxy-7-phosphoheptulonate synthase, whose translation MSQPWSPDSWRALPIQQQPQYPDAAHLLQVEQNLASYPPLVFAGEARELRRQFAEVTQGRAFLLQGGDCAESFAEFSAAKIRDTFKVLLQMAIVMTFAAGCPVVKVGRMAGQFAKPRSANDETIDGITLPAYRGDIVNGIGFDEKSRVPDPDRLLQSYHQSTATLNLLRAFAQGGFADLHQVHKWNLDFIANSALAEKYSQLADRIDETLAFMRACGMDSSPQLRETSFFTAHEALLLNYEQAFVRRDSLTNDYYDCSAHMLWIGDRTRQLDGAHVEFLRGVNNPIGVKVGPSMNPEDLIRLIDILNPDNDPGRLNLIARMGAGKVGDHLPNLIRAVQREGKQVLWSSDPMHGNTIKASSGYKTRDFAQILGEVKEFFQVHQAEGSYAGGIHIEMTGQNVTECIGGARPITEDGLSDRYHTHCDPRMNADQSLELAFLIAETLKQVKR comes from the coding sequence ATGAGCCAACCCTGGAGCCCCGATAGCTGGCGCGCCCTGCCGATCCAGCAACAACCCCAGTACCCGGACGCTGCACACTTGCTGCAAGTGGAGCAGAACCTGGCCAGCTACCCGCCACTGGTGTTTGCCGGGGAAGCCCGCGAGTTGCGCCGTCAGTTTGCCGAAGTGACCCAGGGCCGCGCGTTCCTGTTGCAGGGCGGCGACTGCGCCGAGAGCTTCGCTGAGTTCTCGGCTGCAAAAATCCGCGACACCTTCAAGGTGCTGCTGCAGATGGCGATTGTGATGACCTTCGCCGCCGGCTGCCCGGTGGTGAAAGTCGGGCGCATGGCCGGCCAGTTCGCCAAGCCGCGCTCGGCCAACGATGAAACCATCGACGGTATTACCCTGCCCGCCTACCGCGGCGACATCGTCAACGGCATCGGTTTCGATGAAAAAAGCCGCGTGCCGGACCCGGACCGCCTGCTGCAGTCCTATCACCAGTCCACCGCCACGCTTAACCTGCTGCGCGCGTTTGCCCAGGGCGGTTTTGCCGACCTGCATCAAGTGCACAAGTGGAACCTGGACTTCATCGCCAACTCCGCGCTGGCCGAGAAGTACAGCCAACTGGCGGACCGCATCGACGAAACCCTGGCCTTCATGCGCGCCTGCGGCATGGACAGCTCGCCGCAGCTGCGCGAAACCAGTTTCTTCACCGCCCACGAAGCGCTGCTGCTCAACTATGAACAAGCCTTCGTGCGCCGCGACAGCCTGACCAACGACTACTACGACTGCTCGGCCCACATGTTGTGGATCGGCGATCGCACCCGTCAGTTGGACGGTGCCCACGTCGAATTCCTGCGCGGGGTCAACAACCCGATCGGCGTCAAGGTCGGCCCGAGCATGAACCCGGAGGACCTGATCCGCCTGATCGACATCCTCAACCCGGACAACGACCCCGGCCGCCTCAACCTGATCGCGCGCATGGGCGCAGGCAAGGTCGGCGACCACCTGCCCAACCTGATCCGCGCCGTGCAGCGTGAAGGCAAGCAGGTGCTGTGGAGCTCGGACCCGATGCATGGCAACACCATCAAGGCCAGCAGCGGCTACAAGACCCGCGACTTTGCGCAGATTCTTGGCGAGGTCAAGGAGTTCTTCCAGGTGCATCAGGCCGAGGGCTCGTATGCCGGCGGGATTCATATCGAGATGACCGGGCAGAACGTTACCGAATGCATCGGCGGCGCACGGCCGATCACCGAAGATGGCTTGTCGGACCGCTACCACACCCATTGCGACCCACGGATGAATGCCGATCAGTCGCTGGAACTGGCGTTCCTGATTGCCGAGACCTTAAAACAGGTCAAACGCTGA
- a CDS encoding spermidine synthase, translated as MTEERVERLLAEVHDDFGMIRVLEVADYRFLEFGDAIEQSCVFTADPSWLEYDYTRAMLIGALCHEQPESALFLGLGAGTLTQACLKFLPLEDVEAIELRPDVPRLAIEYLGLDDDPRLYIRIGDALQLLDTAETADLIFVDLYTDVGPGVGHLAWTFLENCQKKLNPGGWLVINQWATDDGKPLGAALLRGLYHRHYWELPVKEGNVILLVPSELDQELDLPALSSRAEALAPRLGYSLQALIKAIRPAT; from the coding sequence ATGACCGAGGAGCGTGTCGAGCGCCTGCTGGCCGAAGTCCATGATGATTTCGGCATGATCCGTGTGCTCGAAGTGGCCGATTACCGGTTTCTCGAGTTTGGCGATGCCATCGAGCAAAGTTGCGTATTTACCGCCGACCCGAGCTGGCTGGAGTACGACTACACCCGTGCAATGTTGATTGGTGCGTTGTGCCATGAGCAGCCGGAAAGCGCGCTGTTCCTGGGCCTTGGCGCCGGCACGCTGACCCAGGCGTGCCTCAAGTTCCTGCCGCTGGAAGACGTCGAAGCCATCGAGCTGCGCCCGGATGTGCCACGCCTGGCTATTGAGTACCTGGGGCTGGATGACGATCCGCGCCTGTACATCCGCATTGGTGACGCGCTGCAATTGCTCGACACCGCGGAGACGGCCGACCTGATTTTCGTCGACCTGTACACCGATGTTGGCCCGGGCGTCGGGCATCTGGCCTGGACCTTTCTGGAAAACTGCCAAAAGAAACTCAACCCGGGTGGCTGGCTGGTGATCAACCAGTGGGCGACCGACGACGGCAAACCGCTGGGCGCGGCCTTGCTGCGCGGGTTGTATCACCGGCACTACTGGGAGCTGCCGGTGAAGGAGGGCAATGTGATTCTGCTGGTGCCTTCGGAGCTTGATCAGGAATTGGACCTGCCTGCGCTGTCGTCCCGTGCCGAAGCGCTGGCGCCGCGGTTGGGGTATTCGTTGCAGGCGTTGATCAAGGCTATTCGGCCGGCGACTTAG
- a CDS encoding crotonase/enoyl-CoA hydratase family protein, giving the protein MNQANSRRVSRELQGHVLLLGLNRVEKRNAFDLELLNELSLAYGEFDRNDDARVAVVFAHGDHFTAGLDLANVSGVMSGGWQPPLGGCDPWGVFAGPRVSKPVIVAAQGYCLTIGIELMLAADINICASNTRFAQMEVQRGIFPFGGATLRFHQVAGWGNAMRWLLTGDEFDAHEALRLGLVQEVMASEDLLPRAIELASRIARQAPLGVQATLMSARQARMEGETVAAAGLQPLVEKLLNSEDAKEGVRAMIEKRPGVFKGI; this is encoded by the coding sequence ATGAATCAAGCCAACAGCCGTCGCGTCAGCCGTGAATTACAGGGCCATGTCCTGCTGTTGGGCCTGAACCGGGTGGAAAAGCGCAACGCCTTTGACCTGGAGTTGCTCAATGAGCTGAGCCTGGCCTACGGCGAATTTGATCGAAACGACGACGCGCGGGTCGCCGTGGTGTTTGCCCACGGCGACCACTTCACCGCCGGGCTGGACCTGGCCAATGTCAGCGGCGTGATGTCGGGCGGCTGGCAACCGCCCTTGGGTGGGTGCGATCCGTGGGGCGTGTTCGCCGGGCCCAGGGTCAGCAAACCGGTGATCGTCGCGGCTCAGGGTTACTGCCTGACTATCGGTATCGAGTTGATGCTGGCGGCGGATATCAATATTTGCGCGAGCAACACGCGCTTTGCGCAGATGGAAGTACAGCGTGGGATCTTTCCGTTTGGCGGCGCGACATTGCGCTTCCATCAAGTGGCCGGTTGGGGCAATGCGATGCGCTGGTTGCTCACCGGTGATGAATTCGACGCGCATGAAGCGCTGCGTCTCGGGCTCGTGCAGGAAGTGATGGCCAGTGAAGACCTGCTGCCCCGCGCCATCGAACTGGCCAGCCGCATTGCCCGCCAGGCGCCGCTGGGCGTACAGGCGACGTTGATGTCGGCGCGTCAGGCGCGCATGGAGGGCGAGACCGTCGCGGCGGCAGGGTTGCAGCCATTGGTGGAGAAGCTACTCAACAGCGAAGATGCCAAAGAGGGTGTGCGGGCGATGATTGAGAAGCGCCCGGGGGTGTTCAAAGGTATTTGA
- a CDS encoding DEAD/DEAH box helicase — protein sequence MTQETGGFAAFNLNPNILAAVIATGYEEPSAIQQQSIPIIMAGQDMIGQAQTGTGKTAAFALPILHCIDPAKREPQALILAPTRELALQVATAFETYAKQMPGVTVVAVYGGAPMGPQLKAIRNGAQIVVATPGRLCDHLRRDEKVLSTVNHLVLDEADEMLKLGFMDDLEVIFKALPPTRQTVLFSATLPQSIRAIAERHLRDPQHVKIQTKTQTVTAIEQAHLLVHADQKTSAVLSLLEVEDFDALIMFVRTKQATLDLASALEAKGYKAAALNGDIAQNQRERVIDSLKDGRLDIVVATDVAARGLDVPRITHVFNVDMPYDPESYVHRIGRTGRAGREGRALLLVTPRERRMLQVIERVTGQKVAEVRLPDAQAVLDARIKKLTNSLSPLVADAESTHGELLDRLTADIGCTPRALAAALLRKATNGQALTLAAIEKERPLVPNNAPRGDRPERTGDRPDRGDRERRAPVPLAEGRARCRTALGARDGIAAKNLLGAILNEGGLAREAIGRIQVRDSFSLVELPEDGLEKLLAKLKDTRVAGKQLKLRRYRED from the coding sequence ATGACCCAGGAAACCGGCGGCTTCGCCGCTTTTAATCTTAACCCGAACATTCTTGCTGCCGTCATCGCGACTGGCTACGAAGAACCTTCGGCTATTCAGCAGCAATCGATCCCGATCATCATGGCCGGCCAGGACATGATTGGCCAGGCGCAAACCGGTACCGGTAAAACCGCCGCGTTCGCCCTGCCTATTCTGCATTGCATCGATCCTGCCAAGCGCGAGCCGCAAGCCCTGATCCTGGCGCCAACCCGTGAGTTGGCGCTGCAAGTAGCAACCGCTTTCGAAACCTACGCCAAGCAAATGCCAGGCGTAACCGTTGTGGCCGTTTACGGCGGCGCGCCTATGGGCCCACAACTGAAAGCAATCCGTAACGGCGCACAGATCGTTGTCGCCACCCCGGGCCGTCTGTGCGACCACCTGCGTCGTGACGAAAAAGTCCTGTCGACCGTGAACCACCTGGTTCTGGACGAAGCTGACGAAATGTTGAAGCTGGGCTTCATGGATGACCTGGAAGTCATCTTCAAGGCACTGCCACCGACCCGTCAGACCGTACTGTTCTCGGCGACCCTGCCACAGTCGATCCGTGCCATTGCCGAACGCCACCTGCGCGATCCGCAACACGTGAAGATCCAGACCAAGACTCAGACCGTTACCGCGATCGAACAGGCTCACCTGTTGGTTCACGCTGACCAGAAGACCTCGGCTGTATTGAGCCTGCTGGAAGTTGAAGACTTCGACGCCCTGATCATGTTCGTGCGCACCAAGCAAGCGACCCTGGACCTGGCCAGTGCCCTGGAAGCCAAAGGCTACAAAGCCGCTGCGCTGAACGGTGACATTGCCCAGAACCAACGTGAGCGCGTGATTGACTCCCTCAAGGATGGCCGTCTGGACATCGTTGTGGCGACCGACGTTGCTGCCCGTGGCCTCGACGTTCCACGTATCACCCACGTGTTCAACGTTGACATGCCGTACGACCCAGAGTCCTACGTTCACCGTATCGGCCGTACCGGCCGTGCCGGTCGCGAAGGTCGTGCACTGCTGCTGGTGACTCCACGTGAGCGCCGCATGCTGCAAGTGATCGAGCGCGTTACCGGTCAGAAAGTTGCCGAAGTCCGCCTGCCGGATGCCCAGGCTGTTCTCGATGCGCGCATCAAGAAACTGACCAACAGCTTGTCGCCGCTGGTGGCTGATGCTGAATCGACCCACGGCGAACTGCTGGACCGCCTGACTGCCGATATCGGTTGCACCCCACGTGCCCTGGCTGCAGCTCTGCTGCGCAAAGCAACCAACGGTCAGGCCCTGACCCTGGCAGCCATCGAGAAAGAACGCCCACTGGTTCCGAACAACGCGCCACGCGGTGATCGTCCAGAGCGTACCGGTGATCGTCCAGACCGTGGTGATCGTGAGCGTCGCGCTCCGGTTCCATTGGCTGAAGGCCGTGCTCGCTGCCGTACCGCGCTGGGCGCGCGTGATGGCATCGCTGCCAAGAACCTGCTGGGCGCTATCCTCAACGAGGGTGGCCTGGCACGTGAAGCGATCGGTCGCATTCAGGTCCGTGACAGCTTCTCCCTGGTGGAACTGCCGGAAGACGGCCTGGAAAAACTGCTGGCCAAGCTGAAAGACACTCGCGTTGCCGGTAAGCAGCTGAAGCTGCGTCGCTACCGCGAAGATTGA
- a CDS encoding DODA-type extradiol aromatic ring-opening family dioxygenase: MLPSLFISHGSPMLALQPGASGPALRRLAAELPRPKAIVVVSAHWESQELLVTGSAAPETWHDFGGFPRELFAVQYPAPGDPQLASEIVDLLNADGLDARIDDRRPFDHGTWVPLSLMYPAADIPVVQVSLPSRMGPALQTRVGHALAGLREQGVLLIGSGSITHNLGELNWHAGPESIEPWARDFRDWVVDKLAANDEAALHDYRRQAPHAVRSHPSDEHLLPLYFARGAGGDFSVAHQGFTMGALGMDIYRFG; encoded by the coding sequence ATGCTCCCCAGCCTGTTTATCTCCCACGGCTCACCCATGCTTGCGCTGCAACCTGGCGCCAGCGGCCCGGCGCTGCGGCGTTTGGCGGCTGAACTGCCACGGCCCAAGGCGATTGTAGTAGTGTCCGCGCACTGGGAAAGCCAAGAATTACTGGTCACCGGCAGCGCCGCTCCGGAAACCTGGCACGATTTCGGGGGTTTCCCCCGCGAACTGTTTGCCGTGCAATACCCGGCGCCGGGCGACCCACAGTTGGCGAGTGAAATTGTCGACCTGCTCAATGCTGACGGCCTGGATGCGCGAATCGATGATCGCCGCCCCTTCGACCACGGCACCTGGGTGCCGCTATCGCTGATGTACCCGGCGGCGGACATTCCAGTGGTGCAAGTCTCGCTGCCCAGCCGCATGGGCCCGGCCCTGCAGACCCGAGTCGGGCACGCGCTCGCCGGTTTGCGCGAGCAAGGCGTGCTGTTGATCGGCTCCGGCAGCATCACCCATAACCTCGGCGAGCTGAACTGGCACGCTGGCCCCGAGAGCATCGAGCCCTGGGCACGCGACTTCCGCGACTGGGTGGTGGATAAACTCGCCGCCAACGACGAAGCGGCCTTGCACGACTATCGCCGCCAGGCGCCCCATGCCGTGCGCAGCCATCCCAGCGATGAACACCTGTTGCCGCTGTACTTTGCGCGTGGCGCCGGTGGCGACTTCAGTGTGGCGCATCAGGGGTTCACGATGGGCGCGCTGGGGATGGACATCTACCGTTTCGGCTAA
- a CDS encoding thiopurine S-methyltransferase codes for MEPKFWQERWARNQIGFHLPEVNPYLLRHWPALGLSDGAKVLVPLCGKSLDLIWLASLEYSVMGVELSEQAVEAFFSEQSLTPHIRQQGVFKVYQSGLIEVWCGDFFALDAGAVNDCTALYDRAALIALPPLMRAQYTEHLNSLLRPGCKGLLITLDYDQTQKVGPPFAVTDEEVRVLLGSRWGLEVLEERDILSESWKAMQDGVTRLEERAYRLDKV; via the coding sequence ATGGAGCCTAAGTTTTGGCAAGAGCGTTGGGCGCGCAACCAGATCGGTTTTCATCTGCCCGAGGTCAATCCCTACCTGCTGCGGCATTGGCCAGCGCTGGGCTTGTCTGACGGAGCCAAGGTGCTGGTACCGCTGTGTGGCAAAAGCCTGGATTTGATCTGGCTGGCGAGTCTCGAATATTCGGTGATGGGCGTGGAGTTGTCGGAGCAGGCAGTTGAAGCCTTCTTCAGTGAGCAGTCGCTGACACCGCATATTCGCCAGCAAGGTGTGTTCAAGGTGTATCAGTCCGGGCTGATCGAGGTGTGGTGTGGCGACTTCTTTGCTCTCGACGCCGGTGCGGTGAACGATTGCACAGCGCTTTACGACCGTGCGGCGTTGATCGCGTTGCCGCCACTGATGCGGGCGCAATATACCGAGCATCTCAATAGTCTGCTGCGGCCTGGCTGCAAGGGATTGTTGATCACGCTGGATTATGACCAGACGCAGAAGGTCGGCCCACCGTTTGCGGTAACCGACGAAGAAGTCCGGGTGTTGCTCGGCTCCCGTTGGGGCCTGGAGGTGTTGGAAGAGCGAGACATCCTGAGCGAGAGCTGGAAGGCGATGCAGGACGGTGTCACGCGTCTTGAAGAGCGTGCCTATCGGTTGGACAAGGTGTAA
- the htpX gene encoding protease HtpX: MMRILLFLATNLAVVLIASITLSLFGFNGFMAANGVDLNLNQLLVFCAVFGFAGSLFSLFISKWMAKMSTSTQVITQPRTRHEQWLLQTVEQLSREAGIKMPEVGIFPAYEANAFATGWNKNDALVAVSQGMLERFSYDEVKAVLAHEIGHVANGDMVTLALVQGVVNTFVMFFARIIGNFVDKVIFKNEEGRGIAYFVATIFAEVVLGFLASAITMWFSRKREFRADEAGARLAGTGAMIAALQHLRSEQGLPVHMPDSLTAFGINGGIKQGFARMFMSHPPLEERIDALRRRG; encoded by the coding sequence ATGATGCGCATCCTGCTGTTCTTGGCCACTAACCTGGCGGTCGTGCTGATTGCCAGCATCACCCTGAGCCTTTTTGGCTTCAACGGGTTCATGGCGGCCAACGGGGTTGATCTGAACCTCAATCAGCTGCTGGTTTTCTGTGCGGTCTTTGGTTTTGCCGGCTCACTGTTCTCGCTGTTCATCTCCAAGTGGATGGCAAAGATGAGCACCAGCACCCAGGTCATCACCCAGCCACGCACCCGGCATGAGCAATGGTTGCTGCAAACCGTTGAGCAATTGTCCCGCGAGGCCGGAATCAAGATGCCTGAGGTCGGGATCTTCCCGGCCTATGAAGCCAACGCCTTTGCCACCGGCTGGAACAAGAACGACGCGCTCGTTGCGGTGAGCCAGGGCATGCTGGAACGCTTCTCATACGATGAAGTGAAGGCAGTACTGGCCCACGAGATCGGTCACGTGGCCAACGGCGACATGGTTACCCTGGCGCTGGTACAAGGCGTGGTGAACACCTTCGTGATGTTCTTCGCACGGATCATCGGCAACTTCGTCGACAAGGTGATCTTCAAGAACGAAGAGGGCCGTGGCATTGCCTACTTCGTGGCGACCATCTTCGCGGAAGTGGTGCTGGGCTTCCTGGCCAGTGCCATCACCATGTGGTTCTCGCGCAAACGCGAATTCCGCGCAGACGAAGCCGGTGCCCGCCTGGCCGGTACCGGGGCAATGATCGCAGCGCTGCAACACCTGCGCTCCGAACAGGGCCTGCCGGTGCACATGCCCGACAGCCTGACAGCCTTTGGTATCAACGGTGGCATCAAGCAAGGCTTTGCACGCATGTTCATGAGCCACCCACCGCTGGAAGAGCGTATCGACGCGCTGCGTCGCCGGGGCTGA
- a CDS encoding pyridoxal phosphate-dependent aminotransferase, which translates to MQVSKSNKLANVCYDIRGPVLKHAKRLEEEGHRILKLNIGNPAPFGFEAPDEILQDVIRNLPTAQGYSDSKGLFSARKAVMQYYQQKQVEGVGIEDIYLGNGVSELIVMSMQALLNNGDEVLVPAPDYPLWTAAVTLAGGHPVHYLCDEGADWFPDLADIKAKITPNTKALVIINPNNPTGAVYSKEVLLGMLELARQHNLVVFSDEIYDKILYDDAVHICTGSLAPDLLCLTFNGLSKSYRVAGFRSGWIAISGPKHNAQSYIEGIDMLANMRLCANVPSQHAIQTALGGYQSINDLVLPQGRLLEQRNRTWELLNAIPGVSCVKPMGALYAFPRIDPKVCPIFNDEKFVLDLLLSEKLLVVQGTAFNWPWPDHFRVVTLPRVDDLDMAIGRIGNFLKSYRQ; encoded by the coding sequence ATGCAGGTCAGCAAATCGAACAAGCTCGCCAACGTCTGTTACGACATTCGCGGCCCAGTGCTCAAGCACGCCAAACGCCTGGAAGAGGAAGGCCATCGCATCCTCAAGCTGAACATTGGCAACCCGGCGCCCTTTGGTTTCGAAGCGCCGGACGAAATCCTCCAGGACGTGATCCGCAACCTGCCGACCGCCCAGGGCTACAGCGACTCCAAAGGCCTGTTCAGCGCACGTAAAGCGGTAATGCAGTATTACCAGCAAAAGCAGGTGGAAGGTGTCGGCATCGAAGACATCTACCTGGGCAATGGCGTGTCCGAGTTGATCGTGATGTCCATGCAGGCCCTGCTCAACAATGGCGATGAAGTGCTGGTGCCGGCGCCCGACTACCCGCTGTGGACCGCCGCCGTGACGCTGGCGGGTGGCCACCCGGTGCATTACCTGTGCGATGAAGGCGCCGACTGGTTCCCGGACCTCGCCGACATCAAGGCCAAGATCACCCCGAACACCAAAGCCCTGGTGATCATCAACCCGAACAACCCCACTGGCGCCGTGTATTCCAAGGAAGTGTTGCTGGGCATGCTCGAACTGGCACGCCAGCACAACCTGGTGGTGTTCTCGGACGAGATCTACGACAAGATCCTCTACGACGATGCTGTGCACATTTGCACGGGTTCCCTGGCACCGGACCTGCTGTGCCTGACCTTCAACGGCCTGTCCAAGTCCTATCGCGTGGCAGGTTTCCGCTCCGGCTGGATCGCTATCTCCGGTCCTAAGCACAACGCCCAGAGCTACATCGAAGGCATCGACATGCTGGCCAATATGCGCCTGTGTGCCAACGTGCCGAGCCAGCATGCGATCCAGACCGCCCTCGGCGGCTACCAGAGCATCAACGACCTGGTATTGCCCCAGGGTCGCCTGCTGGAACAACGCAACCGCACCTGGGAATTGCTCAACGCAATTCCGGGTGTCAGTTGCGTAAAACCGATGGGCGCGCTGTACGCGTTCCCGCGAATCGACCCCAAAGTGTGCCCGATCTTCAACGACGAGAAGTTCGTGCTCGACCTGCTGTTGTCGGAAAAGCTGCTGGTGGTCCAGGGAACGGCGTTCAACTGGCCGTGGCCGGATCACTTCCGAGTGGTGACCTTGCCACGTGTAGATGACCTGGACATGGCCATTGGTCGCATCGGCAACTTCCTGAAGTCGTATCGCCAGTAA